In a genomic window of Mercenaria mercenaria strain notata chromosome 19, MADL_Memer_1, whole genome shotgun sequence:
- the LOC128551315 gene encoding synaptonemal complex protein 1-like, whose translation MEDEEFNSNILNKILRKVVLPALMLCFKTQWDKKYPDQPWSWSRKCVKLLDEKEEDKFQERLTNTSDVSRKRRMERKREQVLNNMKSEESWNNGKWDIGKLVYALVDSKLFKLDKPDENGKPLSEHLTEIRMLRNQMSHLEQRYDNDTTESEIKSLEENIKNLGIPQSDMDNSIKELQKISTEERPGCSEALNKVKTENHIFKLENGNLAIQLKLYENIISFSKQERRLENKAKNMEQKYNGATKEVNKLKQKVDDTEEENERLRDEIQRLKHELEKESEKWKLEYYKTKQEKDQIKQHADDLESENEKLYDNIQTEIRNLKLIL comes from the coding sequence ATGGAAGATGAGGAGTTCAACAGTAACATACTTAACAAAATTTTAAGGAAAGTTGTGCTTCCAGCACTTATGTTATGCTTCAAAAcacaatgggataaaaaatatcCTGATCAACCATGGAGCTGGAGTCGTAAATGTGTAAAGTTGTTGGATGAAAAAGAAGAAGACAAATTTCAAGAAAGACTCACAAACACTTCTGATGTCTCAAGAAAACGACGCATGGAAAGAAAAAGAGAACAAGTCTTAAACAATATGAAATCTGAAGAGAGCTGGAACAATGGTAAGTGGGACATTGGTAAACTTGTATATGCACTTGTAGActctaaattgttcaaattagaTAAACCTGATGAAAACGGTAAACCCTTAAGTGAACATCTAACAGAAATTAGAATGTTGCGGAATCAAATGTCCCACTTAGAACAAAGATATGATAATGACACAACTGAATCTGAAATAAAGTCattagaagaaaatataaaaaatttaggAATTCCACAATCAGATATGGACAATTCTATCAAAGAGCTGCAAAAAATATCCACCGAAGAAAGGCCTGGCTGCAGTGAGGCTCTAAACAAGGTTAAAACAGAGAATCATATATTCAAGCTTGAGAATGGCAATCTAGCAATACAGCTGAAACTTTACgaaaatataatatcattttctAAGCAAGAACGTCGCCTAGAAAACAAGGCAAAGAATATGGAACAAAAATATAATGGAGCAACAAAAGaagtaaacaaactaaaacaaaaagtAGATgatactgaagaagaaaatgaaagaCTTCGTGATGAAATTCAAAGACTAAAACATGAACTTGAGAAAGAATCAGAAAAGTGGAAACTAGAGTATTACAAGACAAAACAAGAAAAGGATCAAATCAAACAACATGCtgatgatcttgaatcagaaaatgaaaaactatatGACAATATCCAAACTGAGATAAGAAACCTAAAACTCATATTATAG